Genomic segment of Panicum virgatum strain AP13 chromosome 9N, P.virgatum_v5, whole genome shotgun sequence:
TGATCACACTGGCACACACACATACTTAGTATAAATGTTGGCAGCACCAATTTCACACCAATTAATTTACAAAAACATTAGAGTCAACATGAACAAATTCCCAGCAACTTTGGTTATAATTAACATTTACATAATGCTGGAACTGATATCAATCTAACCCAACGGTCAAAACCAGACAGTGAGGCTCAACCTGACACCAACTTCACAACAATGATAAGAACATTAAGGGCTATCAAGGGCATCCTCAGAAATTGTGTAGCATAGATAAGCCCCACGATCTGGCCCTTCAACGACTTTGTTTGCCCATTTCCTGACACTTCAGACATGCTCCATCGCCTGGGAGCAAGAAATCGGTCTTCGTTCAGTATCGCCAATGCATTTGCGAGAAGCAAAAAACCCTCCAGCAATGTCCATAGGCCCATTCCTGCATACCATACTTCTGTCAATTTCAACTTTCAAAAGATGTTCCTGTTTACGTGTGCAGGTCAATAAACATCAAAGTAAAGGTAACAGATTACTCCATATGCACGCATTCGACATAGCAAAAGGAAGCAACATCCTGGTAACTAGAACAGATAATAAACTTAAACATACAGTGTTGCTTTCAACCCCACAAGATAATAAGCCATTGTAATCGGCGTGACATACCACGAATTTTGTGTGAAAAACTTACTAGGTTCTAAGATCTCTTATTCAGGACTCGGTACAAGAGATCATCAATCCCAGCACGAATCGAGCCGAGAAAGCCTCCGCTCTGCGAGATCGTGAGCCTCGCGGCACCAACACAGTAGCCATCCCTAACCCCAAAGACCGGGAAACCGGgttcaaaccctagcccgcgaAATTTGACGCAGCATGCCACGGCCGGCGGTGAAACGCATCTCAAATCGGAAGTTAAGCGGGTAGAGGGCTTACCTTCAGAGCTCGAGAGGCCGCGGTGGCTGGATGGACGGCGAGACGCAAGCAGGAGGGGAAGTGCGGCACGCCGGTGAGGCAAGGGCGACAACGGCCAGACCCAATGCACGGAGATGCGCGCAGCAGCAACCAGCAAGACGTTTCTTCGCTGTGGGTTCAACAAGTTTGGATCTGGGAGAAGTCTAAATACCCCCCCCAAACTATCAGTGttggactacataaccccccCTACTACTAAACCAGGTAACGTGGACCCTAAACTTTGCAATCCCGTTTACTTCACCCCCTATAGTGGTTTTGTCTGGTGGTTTTGACACGCTGGAACGATGAGGTGGACTAGGCTGCTGAGATGGCGCCTCTGACTTGCGGGACCGGTATGTAAGTGAGGGATAGGCCATGGTGGCTCTGTTAAAAGGCACTGGAACTCCCTCGGCCCCTCCGTCTTCCATCTTCCGCCCGCTCCGTCGCTGGCTCCAACCCTTCCCCCGGCGAGGCGATGATCTGGACGAGATTCGGTTGATCGTCGTGTTGCAGGAGTCGAGGTCAGTGTCCACTACTCCAACTCCGCActctgttttgtttgttttgggGCACTCGAAGTAGGGCATGGGTTTTCGAGGTGGGGTTTTGTTGGGGTTTTTTCTGTCATGGATTTCACCATCGATGAGTGTTGAAATTAGTTTGAAAAGTTATTCGCTTTCCCTTGATTTCACCCGCTGCGCATCATATTCTGTCAATCCTAGGGTTAGAAAAGAACAGAAGCAAGAAAGAATGGGGATTAGATATACAATGTGATCGTAGTGGCCAAGAACGATTTAATTTGTGTTTTTGCGCAATGAATTACAACCATAAACCTTTAATCTTGTAAAATCTTTAACTTTTTTGGCAGCATGGATCCAATCGAGTCTCTGATGGTGAGATTTCACTATGGAGGGGAATTTCTGACAGTGGGAGGACACCTACAATATTTTGGTGGGAGTACTGGAATGTCTGTCATTGATGTGGATAAGTTGTCTTTGCCCGAGATCGAAGGTCATCTTGCTGATCATATGGCAACGGATGGTAGAGTGCAGTTGCACTGGTTGTATCCAGGAATGGGATTGGGTGAGGGTTTGAGATTGCTACATGATGACAATGCATGTTGTGAGATTCCTAAGCacattggtgatggtggagtaGTAGATATCTATGTTGAGGTTCCTGCAGTTCAGTATGCAAAGGACAGTGACTGGGAATTGGAGTTTTCTGAAGCTGATGATGAACAAGAGGAAATATATGTTGATGTTCCTTCATCTATGCCTACTAATGTTGAGACAACCCCAGAGAAGCAGAGAGATAAAGACTTGTTTTCATTCAGACAATTCTACAAGTCTCCATCCAAGTGTCCTGCAGAGAAAGGAAAGGAACATGCAAGCAAACTAGAAGGTGATAGTAGTGAGAGTTCAGATGTTGACTGGGTGCCTAAAGATCTGGACAGCtctggagatgatgatgaaacACAACAACTGAGACAGTTTGCTAAGCAAATCAAGAAGGACATCAAATGCAAGAAGACAGGAGGTGGATTAGAGGCTGAAGTAGACAATTTAGAAGATGATGGCAGTCCATATTTCAACTCAAGTGATGAGTACTCATATGAGGAGGGTAGTGATGGAGAAACTATCAGGTGGAGGAGCACTGAAAATAGGTATGACAGTAAAGCTCATGTGCCTATGTTTGCTCTTGGAATGGCTTTCAGGTCTAGTAGACAGTTCAAGAAAGCACTTGTTAGGTATGGGTTGACAACACATAGGCATCTTTTGTTTCCAAAGGATGAAAAGAATAAGGTTAGAGCTATCTGTTCTTGGAAAGGATGCAAATGGTTGATTTATGGATCTAAAACTAGTAGGTCAGAATGGTTCAAAGTAGTCACATTTGTGGATGAACATTGCTGTCCACCTAGGAGGGATAACAAGCTGGTGACATCAAGAAGGATTGCAGACAAATACAAAGATCAGATAAGAGACAACCCCACGTGGAAGGTGGACTTGATTAGGCAAGCAGTTCTAAATGACTTTCTCTGTGATGTATCTCTGTCCAAGTGCAAGAGAGCAAAGGCTTTGGTGCTGCAGGAAGCTTTGGACTCTACCAAAGGAGAATACTCAAGGGTTTATGATTATCAAATGGAGTTACTAAGAAGCAACCCTAGTAGCACTGTGGTAGTGATGTTGAATCCTGACATAATACAGAAGCAAGTATTTCAGAGATTCTATGTGTGCTTTGATGCTTGTAAAAAGGGGTTCTCCACTGGTTGCAGAAGAGTTATTGGGCTAGATGGTTGTTTTTTCAAGGGGGCAACCAATGGTGAATTGCTATGTGCTATTGGAAAAGATGCCAACAACCAGATGTACCCTATAGCATGGGCATATGTTGAGTTGGAGACTCATGACTCCTGGTATTGGTTTATTGGTTTGCTGCAAAAAGACCTTAACATCAACAATGGAGGTGAAGGATGGGTGCTCATTTCTGATCAGCAAAAGGTTACAGCTTATTCTTAACACTTTGATTAGCACTTTTTCTTAACACTTGTGCTGAACACTTGTTCTTGACATTGCAGGGTCTATTGAAAGCTGTATCAGAACTTGTTCCAAATGCTGAACATAGGATGTGTGCAAGGCACATCTATGCAAACTGGAGGAAGAAGTATGGAGGACAGAAGTTGCAAAGGAAATTCTGGAGATGTGCAAAGTCATCTTCTCAAGTGATATTCAATTACAACAGAGCAAAGCTAGCTCAAGAAACTCCAGATGGTGCAAAGGACATGTTGAGAACCTCACCAGAATAGGAGTAAGGCAGAGAAATGGCAAGGCACAATATGCCCAAATATTTTTAAGAAGCTGAAGCTGAACATTGAGAGATCAGGCAAATGCTATGTACTCTGGAATGGACAAGATGGATTTGAGGTGAAGGAGAAGGACAAGATGAAGTTTACAGTCAATTTAGCTCAGAGAACATGTAGTTGCAGGTATTGGCAACTTTCAGGACTTCCATGTTGCCATGCAATCAGTGCTATCTACAAGTCCTCAAAAAATTTGGACGACTTTATAAATCCATGTTACTCAATCACAGAGTACTTGAAAACCTACCAGTTCTGTTTGCAACCTGTAGAAGGCCAGGAGAGTTGGCCAGTTTCTAAAATGCCAAGGCCATATCCTCCTGCTTATGTAAAGATGCCTGGAAGAAAGAAGACCAAGAGAACAAGGGAGGTAGGTGAGAAGCCTGCTGGAACAAAGATAAGCAAGGTTGGAGTCAAGATGGCATGCAGCCTttgcaagaaaacaactcacAACATTAGAAAATGCCCTTACAACAAGCAAGCAGGCAAGAGGAAAAATGCACACATCAAAAGAGATGCTAAGAGGCAGAGAAAGCAAAATGAGGCTGCAACATCTACTCCTGGCCCAAGTGTAAGTCGATTTCGGTGTACATCTACTTCTGGCCACATCTTTTCTTTTGTCTGTTCAATTCCAACACATTTTTGTTTGTAGGTACAACCTCAGGGACAGCCAAGGCCTGCACCGAGAGCAGCACCGGCTCATCAAGCGCCGAGAGCAGCACCAGTTCATCAAGCCCCGAGAGCAGCACCAGTTCATCAATCCCCGGCAGCACCGGTTCATCAAGCCATGAAAAGCATCCCGCGTAGGAGTGGAGGCCTTCAGTACCTGTTGTTTGGTGATAACTACTGAATGTGCAACTGTCACTAGTGAATGTGCAAGAATAGTCTTTTGATGTAACTGTGAAGTCTAAGCTCACAACTCATATGGTTATGAGGCGTCTTTTGATGTAACTGTGCACCTACTTTGGTCACAAGTCTGAATGTGAACGTTCAATGTTACAGACATATGGTTATGAATCTACATCTATCAACCTTCTCAGATCTGTCATGTTTTTTAGAATTTGTCATATTTTTTTCTGTAAACAATTTTCATTCACAATGACAAGACAAATGGAGTCACAGAAAAAAAAGGATGAGGCCAACATTTTTGCTGAACATTTTTCATTCCAGTACCAAGAACAAACTTAACATGCACCTAGATGGCTACTACAATGTCACACTTTTACCAACATTAATCCAAACAAGATGGCTACTACAACGAACACAACCAGGCACCTAGACAGCCAGCATCTATTCCCTTCCTTAATCTTGTCGACCATCTCAACCATTGTAGCTTCAGTTTGTCCCAGCTTTTGCATCAactcttctttctccttctgCAGTTTCGCCTTCAAGTGCCTTAACTCTGCATTATCACTCTGCATCATCTCAATGACCCGGTTGGCCTCTGCATTTTCCCTTCTCAAGCTCCAAACAGCATCACGCAGATCACATAGCAATGTCCGCTCATATGGTGTCGCCTCACGATCAACCCACTGAAAGAACCCGCAGTCCCCTGGCGCCTGCACAATCACATCGCCAGTAGCAATTGACATATCAGGGAACCAATCTAGcaaaaacaaaagagaaaacCAAACTTTCTTACCATTCCCGCAGGACACCTGTAGTATCTTCGGCCAGGATTTTCATTGCTCCATGCGGTCCAGCACGGGGTCTTCCGGCGGCACTGGCACAACACTGCAGGCGAATACGCCAAAGGCCCCACTCGGTACGGCACCGGCGACCTCACCTGCTCCGCCGCTTCACCTCCTTGCGCCCTCGATGCTGATGCTCGAGACGAGCGCGAACTCAAAGTTGCCATGGCCGTCACTGCTCCCCTTCCCTGTCCTCCCACCCTAGCTGCTCCTCTTAACGTTTGGTGAAAGGGATTAATGCTGCAGCGTCCCAGCCATCAGTTTTGGAGGGAAACTGCAGTGCCCTTCCCGCCATTCTCTGCAGTAACAGAGCCGCCATGGCCTATCCCTCACTTACATACCGGTCCCGCAAGTCAGAGGCGCCATCTCAGCAGCCTAGTCCACCTCATCGTTCCAGCGTGTCAAAACCACCGGACAAAACCACTATAGGGGGTGAAGTAAACGGGATTGCAAAGTTTAGGGTCCACGTTACCTGGTTTAGTAGTAGggggggttatgtagtccaaCGCTGATAGTTTGGGGGGGTATTTAGActtctccctttttttttcttccagagagagagagagaggcgttTCGATCTGGAGTCGAGAAAGTGTCACAAACCCGTGCCCAGGGCCCATAGCATACCTATCCGGCCCAGTCTAATATGGGTTACAAGTGAGCCCTATCTCCACGCCTTTCGTGAGAAGGATACCAAATCAGCCCATCAGTACGCCTGATCCGAGTGCACACCCATTCAACGGCCCAACCGCTCCCTGCCAATATATGCTGTTGATCGGATCTGCagttgttgttttttttgtgaaaaagaaatcTGCAGTCGATTTTGGTGCATCTTGTTTTAATCTGATGTATAGAGGATTGGATTCCAAGAACTGTATATATGTTTCAGACTTCCAATGAGCTCGTTTCGGTTTATGACCAAACACCAAAGAAATACATGCAAGATGGGAACTTCTTCAAATCCAAATGCAAGGGCACCTCAAAATTTTGGCAGGGGCTTCACAAGGTAAAGCACTTATTTAAATGGGGAGCGATCCACAAGGTGGGGGACTGGGGGATGGTAGCTTAACCTCCTTTTGGGGCGATACGTGGCTGGGGCAAACTCCGTTGAAGATTCAGTTTCCAGAGCTGTTTGGGATAGGTGAGGATCCTACAGTCTCCGTTGTAGATTGCCTTGAGAATGGCGAATGGAGAGTAAATTTCAGAAGGACCTTTTCTGCTAGGGAGGCAGATAGTTGGAATATTTTGTTAGATATGCTGCAGAATGAGAACCTGGATGAAAACGAGAGAGATGAAATGTTGTGGGCGCTGGACAGTTCTAAGAACTACTCTACCAAGTCTCTCTACAGATTCTTGACACACAGGGGGGTGCGCCTGCCTGATTCTGATAATGTGTGGAGGACCAAGCTCCCACTGAAAATTAAGATCTTCCTCTGGCAATTGAAACACGACAAATTGCAGGTTGCGATGTCGCTTAAGAAGAGAGGTTGGAAAGGAACTGTTCAGTGTGCCCTGTATGGACGAGCGGAGTCTGCTAAGCATGTGCTCTTCGAGTGCTCCTTAGCACGTTTCACTTGGTGCATGCCTTGGGCTGGGTTGGGTGTCCCTCTTCCTTTGCCgatctgggggggggggggggggggggggggggggggggggcggtctTAGGAATGACAACAAAAATATTGCAAAATCTGTGAATTTCTTTATCTGTGCAGGTGTTTCCTGGGCTATTTGGAGAGCCAGGAATAAGATGGCGATTGATAAAATCTTCCCTAAAAGTTCTCAAGCTGTGATTCGTTCTGCTGTTTCTTTTGTACAGAGGTGGAAGCCGTTGCTGGACGCTGCCGATCAAGACGAGCTGATGATCCTGGGAGGCAAAATGAAGACTTGGCTGGACCGTTTCACGCCGAGTAGTGTAGTGGTGTCGGACATTATGGAGTTGTGAGGGTGGTCGCGTTCCTTTTATTAGTTTTATGTGCTGATTTGTATCTGGGAATCCCCCAGTTTTTGTACTGAACCTCTTATCGCTTTCAAGAAAAGCAGAGTTTatctcctttcaaaaaaaacacCAAAGAACAAATAGAATATCtcagttttgttttgtttttcctaCCCATTTTTTTGACGCCCTGCTTCGCGGGGGGATAAAACCACACGGTGCCGGTGAGAAACAGCCTAACTGCCTTCAACAACCACTACACCGGTCCGGCGGCTGCCTGGCCTGGGGCAGCCTGGCGGCGCCGGGCCCCGGAGATGGGATCATTCAGGCCTTCAGGGAATCCACTTCAGCGACGctttttaaatttttgtgttggaAAACGTACGCGGGTTCTCCCCGCGACAGCGTCCGCGCCTCGCGCTTCGTAGTCGTAGTCGAGAAGTTGATGACCACGCCGCCAGGACTCCACGCGCCGCGGCACACGCTACCGGTGGAGCAGCGTGGGAACCGCGTCGATCCCGCGGTGGTGGTtaccggcggcgcaggcgccgtCGTCACGTCCTGGCTGCGTGCGTCCTCATACTCGTACTCCTAGCCTCCTACTAGGTCATAATGTACTCGCCACCACTTGGCGTTTATTTGGGTGATAGGCACGCGACTGCTAGCGACGcgacgcgacggcgacggcgagaccGCGGCAACGCGCTCCTAGTCAAAACCACGCGCCCACTCCGCCCAGCCAGCGTCAGAGAtatccccggcgccggcgggtagCCCCGCGCCCGGCCTTTCCTTTCCTCTGTCTCTGtggcccgccgcggcgcgccggtgccccgtcggcggcggggccccAGTACGGCTGCAGCCCGCCACGCGTGAACCGTACGCGCTCGTGATGGACGCCGGAAGCCGCCCTTGCCGCAGCATAAACCGTACAGCAAGAAACTCCTCCGTGGCTCCGTCATTTCGCTGGGGGGGCTGCGTCCTCTCCTGATCGCGATGCGCCGATACACATACAGGAGGGTTTCCTTTCTCCTCGCCTGGTCGCTTCGGATTATTGGGCTCCAGATGCAGCGGATACCGGCAGCAGCAGTGTGAAAGCAGAGCAGCCGTGCAGCAACGCAAGAGAAATGAACGGAAGCAACCGTCACGCGTCTCGGTGCCCGCGTGGAGTGGTGCTGACTGCCTGAGAGGCTGAGACCCGGACACTTAATTTTGTTGTGCGGCGTCGCGAGCTCGTCGAGATTGTTGGAAAGCATGCACATGTCCGCGCGGGGTGACTTGGACCGAGTagtagccgccgccggcgggcagggagggaggaggatcgGAGGAAGCCACCGCCCGCCGGCGTGGCGAGCACGAACCGGCCGGCGCCTGCGGTGCCGAAGCGCCGGGTCAGGATGTCAACGGCAGCCGggcagccgcgccgcgcgcgcaggcggGCCAGGCCAACACTTGAtcgcggcgcgcgcggagcCGCGGACAGACAGGCGCCTTGGCGCGCGGCGCTCCGCCAACCCCCAGGCCTCCCAACTTTCTTGCCGAATCTTCCGTACGTAGTCTAGGGTTTTGATCGCATCTGATGCTAATTTTCCCTTTTCCCCCTGGTCATGAT
This window contains:
- the LOC120690617 gene encoding protein transport protein yos1-like; amino-acid sequence: MGLWTLLEGFLLLANALAILNEDRFLAPRRWSMSEVSGNGQTKSLKGQIVGLIYATQFLRMPLIALNVLIIVVKLVSG
- the LOC120689262 gene encoding uncharacterized protein LOC120689262, coding for MGLGEGLRLLHDDNACCEIPKHIGDGGVVDIYVEVPAVQYAKDSDWELEFSEADDEQEEIYVDVPSSMPTNVETTPEKQRDKDLFSFRQFYKSPSKCPAEKGKEHASKLEGDSSESSDVDWVPKDLDSSGDDDETQQLRQFAKQIKKDIKCKKTGGGLEAEVDNLEDDGSPYFNSSDEYSYEEGSDGETIRWRSTENRYDSKAHVPMFALGMAFRSSRQFKKALVRYGLTTHRHLLFPKDEKNKVRAICSWKGCKWLIYGSKTSRSEWFKVVTFVDEHCCPPRRDNKLVTSRRIADKYKDQIRDNPTWKVDLIRQAVLNDFLCDVSLSKCKRAKALVLQEALDSTKGEYSRVYDYQMELLRSNPSSTVVVMLNPDIIQKQVFQRFYVCFDACKKGFSTGCRRVIGLDGCFFKGATNGELLCAIGKDANNQMYPIAWAYVELETHDSWYWFIGLLQKDLNINNGGEGWVLISDQQKGLLKAVSELVPNAEHRMCARHIYANWRKKYGGQKLQRKFWRCAKSSSQNRSKAEKWQGTICPNIFKKLKLNIERSGKCYVLWNGQDGFEVKEKDKMKFTVNLAQRTCSCRYWQLSGLPCCHAISAIYKSSKNLDDFINPCYSITEYLKTYQFCLQPVEGQESWPVSKMPRPYPPAYVKMPGRKKTKRTREVGEKPAGTKISKVGVKMACSLCKKTTHNIRKCPYNKQAGKRKNAHIKRDAKRQRKQNEAATSTPGPSVQPQGQPRPAPRAAPAHQAPRAAPVHQAPRAAPVHQSPAAPVHQAMKSIPRRSGGLQYLLFGDNY
- the LOC120687763 gene encoding uncharacterized protein LOC120687763; the encoded protein is MATLSSRSSRASASRAQGGEAAEQVRSPVPYRVGPLAYSPAVLCQCRRKTPCWTAWSNENPGRRYYRCPAGMAPGDCGFFQWVDREATPYERTLLCDLRDAVWSLRRENAEANRVIEMMQSDNAELRHLKAKLQKEKEELMQKLGQTEATMVEMVDKIKEGNRCWLSRCLVVFVVVAILFGLMLVKV